The following is a genomic window from Oryzias latipes chromosome 12, ASM223467v1.
TTCCCACCCTCCTGTGTGTCGCCGTGGGCTGCGTTTTCAGGGTGAAGGTGGCCTTCTGACCAGAGTCTTTAAGGCCTCCGTCCTGTTTATTATATCGGATGTTAATGAAAGTTCACAGCAGCTGATCTGAAAACAATGACTCTGCAGCTAAGACCTTGTTTTTGTCAGTCAATTTGAATGAATGACTTCTGTTTAGGACGATTCCTATTTTGGAAAGTACTGCCTCCACCAAGCTAAGATGTCATCTGGAGCCTAAGTCGGGTTCTGATGTATGTGTTCCTCACAcaagtttgacattttcatgGGGTCTGGTCATGAATTTGCCAGGTCTTTGTGGGAAAAGGCCTTAAAACACGGTCAGAATTTGCAGACGAAATGGATTGAAGCCTAAAGATGACCGCACGatttaagacccactcccatgaaaatgttgttttgggtgtttttaagttgttgttacgccatttttctgatgatggtggaTATACatgaggaaaattaagcttaaaattgtgtttctgtgtgtttcttCATTGAagatgttgtgaatcagaagcagaaaaaaaaggattgtatttgtgacgtagaaaagctccctgctccgctccattctgatgcatccacctgcagacaaatggatccacgttcgtctttgttttcctcgtctgagctggaatctggatccaaactgtacgactggatagttCCACTagtgctctccatttttgtttcaccattattgttaggttaggggtgaAGTTTGTGTCACGActaaaggtcagaggtcatacCTAGTCAAAAACATGTAAAGGATTTCTGAGGCATGTCCAGATTTTGGTAAACTTCAGGGAATCAAATAACTAGAAGCTAAACCCGGAGATGTACTTAtaagaaaacagttttctgtTCTCTTTCACAGCTTTCAATGAGGCGTTTCTAGAATTTAAAAGGTTTTCATGATTAACTGTACGTGTGAAGCACACAGATACAttttaaccgttttttttttaaattagttttgcaGTAAATAAAGCTGACAATGTGGTTGTCTTTATGTAGAAGTGAGTTTAAGTGTCGTTTAAAACAAACTATATTTCAAAGCTagatttacattaaaatacatagaaaaaCGAAACCTGAAAGTTTTCCTAAGAGATCAAAAGTGAACAAATTTCAAATGGGTCTTAGTTTTTAGACGAATAATGAAAATAATCAGGACTTTGTTCTTGTTGGAGTCCAGAAATGTCCCAGAACCCGCAGAAGCAGCGGGTTTTGTCACTCACCAGGAAGATAAGTGAATAATTCATGGGATCATTAGCATACTGACAGGAGCTGGAAGGCTTTGCTGCTGCGTTTCCCTCATTTTCCGCCTTAAACCGCGTTGCCTGAAGATAAATGGCGCTGCGGTCCTTTCTCTGGGCTATCGTCAATACTTCATGAAATCATATGTTGCGACATGTGCTGGTGGCTCCCGGCGTGCAAAAATCCAACATGTCAAACCTCTTTGGCCTATTTCCGTGAATGTGGGTTAATGGCAGAAACTGGGATCCGGTGGTCGTTAATATAAAGTAGCTCCACACTTTCAGACTTAAAAAccctttagttttttcttttcttcattaaGTGACCAAAACTATAGATTATTTGGAAATCCATCCGTCAATCCTTTGATTCAAACCTGGTGATTCCGCCTTTGCACGTTGACTCGGCTGCAGAAAGAACACCATTAAATTTTCAAAGCAACcttctctgaaatattgatgATGCTGGTCTGGTGACAAGTCAGGGCTCCTGGAAGTTTAGGAGATGGTATCCGAACATGAAAGTGGATGAGTCCCAACACTTCAGGAGTGTTCATGGGTGGAAGTGAATCTTCTGCAGCTCTTTGAGTGGCCGTGTGGGGCCGACAGCGGCTGATGGTAAGCAGCTCTCCATTGAATGATTGTAGATGTTTTTCCAGGACTAAAATCCAGTTTCCgttctttattttggatttttttttcctgatttcttTCTGTTGCTTTAACATTTGCGacgctaaaatgtttttgtgccaGTTTATCCAGTTATATCTCTGTTAAAACATGGAGAAGTTAAAATTCTCCAAAATCATCGGTTCTCTTTGAGCTAAAAGCTGCAGAATTTCTTTGGCTCAACTTGGAACAATTCAACAGCCGGTGGACTCACTCAGCTGGAGACACTTCTAGGAATTGAGTTCCgaattgcagaaaaaaaatgactcatTTCTGTGATTATGGATTTCTAGTGGAGCGtgtcatttcattcatttcctgcaatgtttacatttgtttgaaATTCTAAAATGCAGTGTTAACAAGATATTTACTccttttttttagcaactttCAGTTTCTTAATGATATAGATTTATTCATCTAATTTAGCAATAAAATATACAGATTTAGCTAAAAGAAATTctaacatttcctgtttttttaattgttatgcTGCAGCTTTAGTAACGTTTAACCTTTAAATtgtcagtttttacatttttttctgattcaacCAACCCAAACCTGCTTTAGCTAACTTAAGCTGCAGCATTTATTTAGCACATCTAAACATCTGCTGTGGTTGTTTTGTCAAAACGGCTGCAAACGTGTCGGCCCGCCTGAACCAGACTTCAACACGTCCGCCGTTCTGTGAAAACCTGACAGTTCTGCCTGTTTAAATCCCCGCATCCTCCTCACTACTAAACTGGCTATAACACGAGCTTCTTTGAAGGTTTTCATGAATAAAACggcaaagaaaaactaaaaatcacACTGAAGGAAAATCGATTTGATCAACTGATGTTTCATTTTCAAGTCTGCTTCTGtagtttaaatcatttttaatataATCCCAGTTGATTAAATGTTCAATATaacagagtattagggccactaaaagaaatagaaaataaagtagtcaaattatgaggaaaaagtcaactttttacataaataaaatcgCTAAAAGGTGTAAAATGTTTGATATTTACCAAAATTGGTTCAAATGTAAACCTTTTTAtcctattatttttttgttaggtaGTTTTAGGGTCACTATATAAGAAACAGAAATAGATCTAAATAGGAATGAAGTCGATcatattttgcttaaaaaagtcgtgattttacaaaagaaattatGTTTTGATAAATGTGGATTATTTTAAGTGTTTCAACAAAGATAATCGAACATTTCCTGCTACATTTATGTTGCTAGGCAAGAATCTCACTGAGTCTACTGtacattatttttgtaaatgtaacattattttcatgaaattacaatctattttagaaaaagtgtatttctttattgttctTTTGTGGTGGTGTAACACTGTCGTATTCAATAAATAggataaaaagtttaaatttgaaTCAATTCTGTCAGTTTAAACATTGCTGACAATTATTTAAGCTTTTTCAAGacacctaaaaataaaaaggaacttCGACTCCCAGCATGCACTTGTGTGTCTCTAACggagatgcttttttttgtttgtttataatgAAAATatcaatttgttttgttttctgttcacaaagtttgttgttttggtgcaaaaaaaaacaaaaacccacagcttCTTTGCACCAAAAACTGAAAGCCTCTCATTGGTTCAAAAGCGTTTCTCTGTTATAACTCATTTGTCTATTTATAGCTGCTGTCTTGTGAAAATGATTCCAATCGTGCCGTCTTTCTCGCAGCTGAATTCCCGGCTGATTGTTTTGAGGAAAACGTCAGCCGTTCACCAAAACCCTTTAACTGTGTCGTACTGCTGATCCGTGACATCGTGAAAGCTGCTAAAAAAAGATAGAAGCACCTGCCCTGTGACATTTTGCTGAGATGAGTCAGCGTTTGAAAATGCTGCATTTCCTaacgtttttgtctttttttaggaTCCATCAGTAACAAAAGTCAGACAGACCACAGCTGCAGGGTTGGAGGAGTACAATCCCTTCACAGATGCTAAACCAGTGAGTTTATGCAACACTCCGCTCTTTTTCAGACAtaactttattataaaacaaaggtgtttttttgttgttgttttcctctttcattTTGGAAGCATCGTTCAGACCCCTGAGCAGTTTAAAaatactggagaagctacattaagcaacaatttatttcctcaatcatacttttagaaccttattggttaagaCGCAatcattctaattttttttcttatcctgaaaaatattttgttacgggaatcagacaatgttgactgttccctttagttaccagaataaaagcactgtGTATTTGCCTGGATAAAAGCagcttatatatgagatacagttgctgTGATTAACGTTATGATCATTAAATAAGAGGAATTTtgccattttattacaatgaaaggcGTATTAATATTCAAGTAGAGGTTATTCTAAGTCATACTCTTCTGCTATAATTTATGTATCGTATCGGCAGACTTGTCGATACACCTAATGTGTCCTGGAAACGTGGCTGTTTAGTTTATGAAGCTGCCGTTTGCACTTCCATCTCCGGAGTATCATGTTGGTAAAATGTTCTGAATTGGTTGTTTTGACCCAAAATGGattcatttcttcacatttgaAATCAGGTTTTCTCAATGATTCTCAAAACTGCTGTAGCAGAACTGAAGCTGTGCAAGTTTcaaatttagaacaaaagttgattataaaatgtaaaaacggTTTATCTTTTGTAACGTTTCGGCCACGTTGGGGGAAAAGTCCCCTTTAAATCAACTCAAATTGACTCTTAAGCGgaaattttaaatattgtattcttaaaaacaaatcacaacTTTGACATTCTCGCCTTATTTAAATATGATGGCTGTAATCTGCCTGATTGtaaatgtttgcagtttttacTGGATTTCAACATCTAATTCTGACGTGACACGGATGAATATGAAAACCCAGCATTTCATTGTCAGAGCTTTGCTGTTTACATGGAAAACGCATGAATTAAAACCATGTTTTTATGAACATATCTGTTCGTACGGCTAAGTTAAAGAACAAAACGATGCAGCTTAAAGCTGCCAAAAGCTTTCAGGAAGAACTTTACACTGAGATGACTGTAAATAATGAGGAGGAAAGCTGatttcaacattttaatttatttttttaaatctttttgctGCTTAATGGTCATTTTTGATGCATTGATCCATTTTTTCCAGTTCAAAAGCTACAGTTTTATGTCTGCTAACACATGTGTTTACAATTCAAAAGGTGTTTCCAAAAAGTGTTTCTATCTACTTTCTCCATAGACGCCTGCGGGGACGGCCCCCAGAACCACGGGCCCTGCTGTCAGCACGCAGCCCGCCATCATGAAGCCGTCGGATGAGCCGCCGGCGTACTCGCAGCCTCAGGGCCAGGTATGAAGGAGCAGAGCGGAGAGCCGCTGTAGTGTGCGCCCTGAAGAGTTAATGTCATTTATCAGTACCTAAATATCCAACTGACTGCTCAGGCTAAAGCAGACTGGGTGTCTGCGCATCCTGAAACAGTCTTGATTGAATCAAAACAAGAAACAGGAAATTATCTTAAATTCCGGTGAATGAGTCACAATTTTGCTTTTCTCATCAACGCAATGTGACTTTAAACCGTTTCCTGTGTCAAAAGGTCATGAACTGGTCCTTAATGGTTTAACGTCATCTGGCTAATTAGCTCGTCGGTGTGGAAAACTGGCAGGACTTTATCGTAGTGGTTGAAGCTGGTTTTGAAACCAACGCCGCGGTTTgttgaaaaacatttacatttggaACCATGGAGATCACAGCGATTGGATTATTGCATGTGTAGATCAAGAGACGGCAGACTTTAGCTGTTCttatgaaagacccactccaatgaaaatggtgtttttaacatgtagcatttttatgatgatggacgacatgtataaagaaaattaagcttaaaatggcattttctgCCGCTTGAAGACGCTTTTAAATGTGAGGTAGGTTCTACGCTGGgcggagccacaagctccctgctccactccattctgatgcagacaaacagatgtgtgaacgtctttgttttcctcgtctgagctggaatctggatcagaactgtacggctggattgctccagtattgcttcccatttttgttgcatcggcaacaggttgggggtttgaggggctgcaagctagagggaactcctgccactctgcagaaactatgtcctagaaaacaacacagttcttttttagttttggctaaaaatggcacaattaAAAGGAAGagtattggagtgggacttgaattTCCGTCTTTGAAAGTAAAAGACTCTTCTGTAAACCTGTGTCTGCAGGAGGCGACGCgagcagctgcagagctgctgaggaggcaggaggagctggagaggAAGGCGGCAGAGCTGGACCGCCGGGAGAGAGAGATGCAGACGCTCAGCGCCTCAGGaggtcagaaccagaaccagcatCTTCTCCCAGAGAGGCTCCAGGGAATCTGCTCAGTGTTTGCATCTTAACAGGAAAACATTTCCACCTTCGTTCTGAGAAAACAGTGGACTTTTTTTCACAGTCACTCCTTCCTTTATGTTGGTATTTTCCTGCATCACATTTGCTGCATGTTCTCTCCATCATGCATTGGAGAAcccaagaacatttttttcctgggCTTTTCTATCATTCTTAGCAAACTATTTCCTCCTCTGTTCGTGTTTTCCCTTTAGCTTGTGTGCCCCCTTGTGGTAAATACTAGTAACAGAAAGGCGAGAAGGCAGTGAAACAGTTACAAGACCATTACTTTGATCAaatgtcaaacatttgtttAGGTTAGTTTGATCAAATAATCCTCTAGCTTCAATCCTGTCAGACATTTTTCAGTGATCAAAGCCTCTGATGTTACAGGCAGGAAGAACAACTGGCCCCCCCTTCCAGAAAACCTCCCGGTGGCTCCGTGTTTCTACCACGACATCAGCGTGGACATCCCCGTGGAGTTCCAGAAGATTGTCAAAATCATGTACTACCTCTGGATGTGTGAGTTGTTGATCCTCCGTCGTCTGGGCTGGacgaacaaaagaaaataaacttcagTGAAATGATGAATCAGAGGAAtcaacagatttttacccctagAACACTTTTGCTATAAAGAGTTTGCTGGGTCATTTTTACCCGATATAATATACCCAACAAGGTGTAATTGTCATGTAAATTAGATCTAAACAAAAATTcctaataattaataaaatgattcgagaaacttggtctttggtccaGCCATTCATGGGACATGTAGGAAGGTCCCACGGCGAAGGCACAGACTCCTGGACACGCAACACTAGCAATTCATGTAAATAGTGTTGCTCAGGTGCTCTAGGGTGAAAAACAAGGAACAGTTATGCTGTGTACAAACCAGACATGTGATGTGTGTTCAAGAACACCCTTAGAGCATACATGCAACCAATACTAGCGCATGCactcacagctggaagaggtTGTTCACCTTTTAGTTTATAACATCGGGGGTCGCCACAggaaatcagctttcactgattcgcacaaGCGGTgagtttttacgccggatgcccttcctgacacaaccctgtagtTTCAAGGCCCGGGTAGACTGAGAAAGGCAGCAGCGCTAAGGGTGTTGCCTAAGCACCCACACTGGATTTCAGCTTATTGCTCCCCTGGGATGCGAATGAGACAGTCCTACacccagccaactgagccataaCGATGCTAAAATAGTTTAATGCTGCGTTAAGCATCATCAAATActtcagaaaaacactttgcttCAAATGCTTATCAcgctaacaatgctaactaaTCTAACGTTGCTAAAGTCTCAATATTGTGCTCAACACCAAATCTCAGAACAGCACATTACTAATTTAGCCTGTTATGCTAACAATAGCTGCGGTTACACGTGCAAAGTGTCTTTGgtcggatcaaagatcggatcaGCATTGCACTGtttacatgggcccagaaaaacttcatctgtttattttaaGTGTTTACATGCGTCACACTTTCAGTCAGAATAAATCTTTTTGACTTTCGCAGAACTGTCTATAATACCAAAATCaaccgtagaagaagaaatattgagttctgttgtaaacaaagtgagccatcttctaaacatgcttttattattgttacgATTATTATCAAATGCATGTTTGCCCATAGTGTTCCAAATCCATTCGGAcggtgctttattcttggccaCACAGACCCGGAAGGAGGGTTAGGGTTAAGCTAATACGCGCCAACAACGTTTAGCCTTGGTCGCACCTAAAATCCGTGCATGCAATGCCGCAAATTGAcatggctttgtttgtttttttgcacggTGTCTCAGACTTGGCGGAGCATTTAAAAAGCCGCCTCCGCTAGCTCACACAGCGTTCCAGAGACGCTCTTCTGCTCGGAGACGCTGTTCTTTCCGGGAGACACTGTTCTCCTGATTCCGGCAGCTGGACGGACTGCGGTCCAAAGCCTCCGCTGCTCGCAAACGTGAAGCTACgcatccggctgctctgctcagagacatgatTTCATTGATATTGAGTTGGATATATGTATACAGACACACTACAATACAGTGCATGTGTGTACACATTGAATCTGAAATGCAAGTTGCAGGTAGAGATGCGGTTCTGAGCGgtaaagctgtttttctgtcaAAGCATGAAGAAGCTTGTCATGCTAACAGTTCCAGAACGGGTTCTGTGAAGCAGAAGTTTCACGTTTTTAAGAGGAAATAGTCACAAATGGGAAGGAACCTCTTTATGTAAAGAGTCCTTTTCTTCCTGAACCTCCAGTTTTGAGTTTGTAAGTAACTTTATTTTGGAGCTTAGCAGCCACATGACCACACGTGCTGCAGTCATGTGGACTGATGAAGGGACTCAGTCAGATGATCTCCTGAAAACAATAGGATCTTCTGCAgtcatgttggaaaaaaaagacttttcaagcccaacagactgaatgtgtttgtttgttcttttaggATTTAGTCAGCTGATGTCAGATTCCTCTCTGAGATGGAAAATCCCTGCAGGAACAGAACCTGCTGCTGTTTGGGACATTTATCTccttcactcactcactcgcttgtttctctctgtttttgtgGGAGTATCTGAATCCATACCTTCTAGCGTCACATGGGGCTCAGCTTGTTTGCTGACGACGCTGTTCTTTTTCCTGCTCCTGTAGTGgagcttgtttattttttgtcacaaatcCAGGACATCAACCTGAAAAGAAATGGACACAATTTGGTTCATAATTGCAGCtaaaactggtttaactttgtagttttggtgttggaaaaaaaatcaaaaacaattaaatcaaTAACAAAATAGGAATTATTATGAAgtcttctgaaaaacaaaaaaatgcaagttttctttaacaaagaaaaaaagcttagcTCTTAGTCAGCTTTACAAGTAACTTTAATAATTTGtcttcaaatatgttttttgtggcaatacttgatttttattttttttattattattttttaaatgcaaccCATTGTTACACAATATATCCACAATGAAACCTGTATATAACTGTACCAAATAGTCAATTCCATAAAgtacatttagtcttttttttttttactgcaaaaatcacaaaataaaaacaaactcaaaaacaaaccaaagacaaagtcaaaataaagtaaaaaactttttaaaaaaagcaaagctccACTGAACTATATACAAtgtttttaggattttattCTAAGCAGAATAAAAATATGTCATAACTTCTATTATATATGTTTTATGCCAAAACCTTTAGAGTTAAATACTTTTTGATACCTAAACATTAAAGTGTGATTTACAACGTTACTAAAAACGTCTTCTTTCAGCTGCTAGAGTTTGAGTGAAAAACATCCACAAActttctaaaatgtttgttttgatactAATTTATCCTCAAACAagaagtttttattaaaaaaaatctatctctTTTACTTGTTCTTATTTGAAAATGACTTATCTTCTTTTAGCACACCACTGCCCCCAGAGGTGGGAATGGGAATTGAAGGTCAAAGTCAAGTGTTTGTCACATACTGTATACAACAGTGCAACCTGTAGTGAAATGTGTTGTATGACTGCAATAAAGTataagaacttaaaaaaaaaaaagaaaaatactttctaaataaaatagaaaatggcAATACTGTTCAATAAACACAGCACAGTTATGGTGACAATGTGTGCTAATGCTGTAAagtgtataaaaacataaaagtctGTATGAAAATAGCTTTTTTCATACTTTTACTAATAAAGTGTTCtatggtttgttttttagtcGGCACAGGTTGCTCAAAGTGTTCGTGTCTGATGCTTTTCCAGGAAAGAGTTTAACAGACTCTCTCTTCCAGTTCACACTGGGACGCTGCTGGCCAACCtcatcgcctgtctgtcctggttCTGTGTGGACGCGACGCATGGAGTGGACTTCGGCCTGTCCATCCTCTGGTTTTTGCTCTTCACGCCGTGCTCGTTCGTCTGCTGGTACAGGCCGCTGTACGGAGCGTTCAGGTGAGAATCACGCCGCGGCGCCTCTCCACAACACGCCGCCTGCTGTTCCTCATGTTCTATTGTTCTGTTTGCAGGAGCGACAGCTCTTTTaggttctttgttttcttcttcgtGTACGTCTGCCAGTTTGGCATCTACGTCATCCAGTGTATTGGGATCAGCGGTTGGGGCGCAAGGTGAGGCCACagtaacatgttttttatgcacAGAGACAAGAAAAGTTGGtattaaaactgtttaaaagcaTATTTCACTTTATCTTTACAAGTGACACACAaccagtcaaaaaaaaaatagaacacacCTATTAtacaagtttattttaaaatataaggTTGTACAATTCAATGAAAAGCTTACAATTGCACCAAAgtaagagaaaaagagaaactgacttaaaatatttaaattacagAACAAATTTAAAGGTGTTTTCCAGAGACCATAAGAGAGATGATTTTTAAACCTGTTCATAGAGGCTAATGAAGATGTTCAAATCATTCCAACCTTTCTGGATTATCTGCAACCTTCTGTGTCTTGGTGGTACCAAACCCTCCTGATCTTCAACTGttcctaaaaaatgacaagaacAAGCAACAGTAGAGAGACAGACCATAATAAGATAATGAAAATGTGGTGTGAACATTTTCTGAGATGGGTCAACCCAATGCTAGCCCTTTATGCTAAGACATTTAGCATAGGTAGCATTTTTAGCAATGCATTATTCTAAGATGGATGTTAAAGTTTATCACAATGCTAAGACTTTCAGCAATGTTAACACAATTAGCCTTTGTAGCGCTGTGTTGTTTTGAGATATTTGACAATGCTAGGACTTTTGGCAATTTTAGCATTGCACTCAGCATCATCAAATATATCATAATATCAGATTGCTAAAAATGCTTAtcatgctaacaatgctaacttTGCTAACACTGCTAAAGTCTAAATGCTGCATTCAGCATTAAATATCTCTGAAACGGATATTGCCGAAAAAGCTTTTACCTTATTACAATATTGAGACATTAGGAAtgttagcattgttagcatgaTAGCGGTATGCATTTTtagcaatgtgttttttgggatAGTTGATGTTGCTCAATGTAATGCTACGACATTTAGCACAGTTAGCATGGTAAGCAGTGGGATTTCTCTCTGTCAGGGAGAAATGTTTCTCATAACGTCAGAAACTCTGAGGGGATGAGGTCTGACAGTCTTGAAAATATTGAATATGTAAATTGGTCTTTCTTTTTGGATAAATGAGGGGAAAAATAGATGTTGAACAGAAGTGATGTTTCCTCAGCGGCTGGATCTCTGCACTGATGGGTTTGAACACGAGCATCCCTGTGGGCATCATCATGATCCTGGTGGCAGCCCTCTTCACCTCCCTGGCTGTCATGTCTCTCATCATGTTTAAGAAGgtaggagagagagagagcagatCTAGACCTGTTGGATCTATGCAGTGCTCTCTGTGTTCATCTCCTCTTGtggctcccccccccccctcctcctcagaTCCACGCCCTGTACCGCACCACGGGCGCCAGCTTCGAGAAGGCCCAGCAGGAGTTCGCCACAGGCGTCATGTCCAATAAAACCGTCCAGACGGCGGCGGCCACTGCCGCCACCACGGCCGCTCAGGGGGCTTTCAAGGAGCAGATCTGATTTGTTCAGGTCTTTAAcaccaccccccccctccctttgaAACGCATGGACATCCCCCCCCAGCCTCCAAGCAACACCAAGGTGGTTCCAGTTGGTCAGttatttaattcttttattCCCAAGTTGAGCGCAAAGCCAGTGCGGGGCGCTGTGGAGACCACGCCTCCCTCCGCCGGCGTGCTCTCCTCTGTGTGTacctgtgtgcatgtgtgtggccAACCTCCTGAATGTCTGTGTGCCTTTCCTGACGGTTTCCCCTGAGGTGCTTCTTCCTGCTTGATAAAATATTTGATTCCTGTTGATCTCAGCGGAACTCTGCTGACCCCTAGTGGAGAGAGCCTGTATCTCTGAAGGTAAATGCTGTGCATTTCAGTTTCAATGCCTTGCTTTCTAATCAACATTTTCCAGAATCAGGTCAGTAAAGGTTTGTCTTAATTGACCTTAAGTGCTGCTCAAcataattcagaaaaaaatcagaggGATATAATTTATCAAATATTCTCAATCATCATCTTAAAGCTTGTTAATCTTAATTTCAGGGTGAAATTCTGCTCATTTAGTCTGTAATCTCAGGCTAGAATTGGGTTtctaaaaatgattatttttttattcttaaaggAAAGAATTGGATAAAAGCTTCCTCCAGATATTAACGCTCAGAAACTGTATATTTTGACAAACAAATCCATGTTTTTGCGTGTATTTATCtgctttttctatttattaaaCGGCTAACAAACTGCACtttaaatctgctttctttTCTGTGTCATCGACGGCCTTTTCTTTGGTGGTTTCATCATATTTCTTGACGCCTGCTGAACTCGGCTCACAACTTTTATGGCATAAAATGAGAATGTAGCTGTTATGGAAAATGATCTTTCCTCGGCTAAAGAACGGCTTCTG
Proteins encoded in this region:
- the scamp1 gene encoding secretory carrier-associated membrane protein 1, which translates into the protein MSDFDSNPFAGPELNSPFQDPSVTKVRQTTAAGLEEYNPFTDAKPTPAGTAPRTTGPAVSTQPAIMKPSDEPPAYSQPQGQEATRAAAELLRRQEELERKAAELDRREREMQTLSASGGRKNNWPPLPENLPVAPCFYHDISVDIPVEFQKIVKIMYYLWMFHTGTLLANLIACLSWFCVDATHGVDFGLSILWFLLFTPCSFVCWYRPLYGAFRSDSSFRFFVFFFVYVCQFGIYVIQCIGISGWGASGWISALMGLNTSIPVGIIMILVAALFTSLAVMSLIMFKKIHALYRTTGASFEKAQQEFATGVMSNKTVQTAAATAATTAAQGAFKEQI